A genomic stretch from Vulpes lagopus strain Blue_001 chromosome 11, ASM1834538v1, whole genome shotgun sequence includes:
- the HBP1 gene encoding HMG box-containing protein 1, with amino-acid sequence MQCSFYNRSSPVHIIATSKSLHSYARPPPVSSSKSEPAFPQHWKEETAVGHERANSESESGIFCMSSLSDDDDLGWCNSWPSTAWHCFLKGTRLCFHKGSNKEWQDVEDFARTEGCDNEEDLQVGTHKGYGSDGLKLLSHEESVSFGESVLKLTFDPGTVEDGLLTVECKLDHPFYVKNKGWSSFYPSLTVVQHGIPCCEIHIGDVCLPPGHPDAINFDDSGVFDTFKSYDFTPMDSSAVYVLSSMARQRRASLSCGGPGGQDFARSGLSKSCGSPGSSQLSSNSLYAKAVKNHSSGTVSATSPNKCKRPMNAFMLFAKKYRVEYTQMYPGKDNRAISVILGDRWKKMKNEERRMYTLEAKALAEEQKRLNPDCWKRKRTNSGSQQH; translated from the exons ATCATCTCCTGTACACATCATAGCTACTAGCAAAAGTTTACATTCCTATGCACGCCCTCCACCCGTGTCCTCGTCTAAGAGCGAGCCAGCCTTCCCTCAGCACTGGAAGGAGGAAACAGCAGTCGGACACGAAAGG GCAAATAGTGAGTCAGAATCTGGCATTTTCTGCATGTCCTCCCTCTCCGATGATGATGATTTGGGCTGGTGCAACTCCTGGCCTTCAACTGCCTGGCACTGTTTTCTGAAAG GCACACGACTGTGCTTTCATAAGGGAAGCAATAAGGAATGGCAAGATGTTGAAGATTTTGCTAGAACCGAAGGCTGTGATAATGAGGAAGATCTCCAAGTGGGCACTCACAAG GGCTATGGTTCTGATGGTCTAAAGTTGTTATCACATGAAGAAAGTGTATCATTTGGCGAGTCTGTACTGAAGTTGACTTTTGATCCTGGTACAGTGGAAGATGGCTTACTTACTGTAGAGTGTAAGCTGGACCACCCtttctatgttaaaaataaag GTTGGTCATCGTTTTATCCAAGCTTGACTGTGGTACAGCATGGCATTCCATGTTGTGAGATTCATATTGGTGATGTATGTCTACCTCCTGGACACCCCGATGCCATTAATTTTGATGATTCAGGTGTTTTTGATACATTTAAAAG ctatgaCTTCACACCTATGGATTCTTCTGCAGTCTATGTGTTAAGTAGTATGGCTCGTCAGCGTCGTGCGTCTTTGTCTTGTGGAGGGCCCGGAGGTCAAGACTTTGCAAGATCTGGACTCAGTAAAAGCTGTGGCTCGCCAGGATCCTCACAGCTCTCTTCCAATTCCTTGTATGCTAAAGCTGTCAAAAACCACAGCTCAGGGACTGTGAGTGCCACCTCTCCTAACAAGTGCAAAAGACCAATGAATGCCTTCATGCTTTTTGCCAAAAAATACAGAGTTGAATATACTCAGATGTATCCAGGGAAAGATAACAG AGCCATAAGCGTGATCCTCGGTGACAggtggaagaaaatgaagaacgAAGAGAGAAGGATGTATACGTTAGAAGCTAAGGCTTTGGCTGAAGAACAGAAACGCCTAAATCCTGACtgttggaaaaggaaaagaaccaaTTCA GGCTCACAGCAGCATTAA